From a single Ooceraea biroi isolate clonal line C1 chromosome 12, Obir_v5.4, whole genome shotgun sequence genomic region:
- the LOC105285055 gene encoding OTU domain-containing protein 7B isoform X1, translating to MRRTHVETSRGHRTGNRQSSYRVASARSSCVMSVGLSMYDGLESESTPDNGLEGAGGATKKLARGISRATENAAIVSYARSQLASLGTLDTPEFTFSLPDLSVYPDSFRKFLEKDLIENGCLTSLEAAGRLNWWYKSGTTRVLWPLATSGDGNCLLHAASLGMWGFHDRLLTLREALHNTLTKGEYRHALFRRWKWRQTGLNAAAGLSYSEAEWLSEWQSIVDMASPVTRNQTTSYQSLEEIHVLSLAHALRRPIIVIAETMLKDADGVALAPIPFGGVYLPLEVPPSRCHRTPLLLAYHSAHFSPLVTVDGCNDYGSACGEGVSIPLVDPVTGKLLPVLFAVDPGPDWDWVDGSRELLTCTHDTMEILLREYLDCEYQSFTSEDISDTDGSLSKTAKQLLEQFSSLGRSVGKKLWSVTTKRPKSPPSSSDGISTEGLLCVRIKSRRHQYVDQMLQNYLQCAHARYLQDHQVDDTGSELNYGAGRSKFYAASDRGSHASVSKLLPTNTNKDHTLYLSRSTFYNDQTPSNNAGPETWNNSDSSKGIVKVCRSEHCQFFGSPENQYYCSQCWANRRFP from the exons ATGAGAAGAACGCACGTCGAGACATCGAGGGGACATCGGACGGGAAATCGGCAGTCgagctaccgcgtcgcttccGCGA GATCTAGCTGTGTTATGAGCGTTGGTTTATCCATGTACGATGGCTTGGAGAGCGAGAGCACCCCAGATAACGGCCTGGAGGGCGCCGGGGGTGCTACGAAAAAGCTGGCCAGGGGTATCTCCCGCGCAACCGAGAATGCAGCCATCGTCTCCTACGCCCGTTCGCAGTTGGCATCCTTAGGGACGCTCGACACACCGGAgtttacgttttcgttgccAGACTTATCCGTGTATCCAG ATTCGTTCCGTAAGTTCTTGGAAAAGGATCTGATAGAGAACGGGTGCTTGACTTCCTTGGAGGCCGCAGGTCGCTTGAACTGGTGGTACAAGAGTGGCACCACCAGAGTCCTTTGGCCACTGGCGACGTCCGGGGACGGCAATTGTCTGCTACACGCTGCATCATTGGGGATGTGGGGCTTTCATGACAGATTACTCACTCTCCGAGAGGCATTGCATAATACTCTAACGAAAGGAGAATATAGACACGCTCTCTTCAG ACGGTGGAAATGGAGACAGACGGGCCTAAACGCGGCTGCTGGACTGTCGTATTCGGAAGCCGAATGGTTATCGGAATGGCAGAGTATAGTGGATATGGCCTCTCCTGTAACCAGGAACCAGACTACCTCCTATCAGAGCCTTGAAGAG aTTCACGTTTTAAGCCTCGCCCATGCCTTAAGAAGGCCTATAATAGTTATAGCGGAAACTATGCTGAAAGACGCCGACGGAGTAGCATTAGCACCGATCCCGTTCGGTGGAGTTTATCTGCCTTTGGAAGTGCCGCCGTCGCGTTGTCACAGAACTCCCCTACTCCTAGCATATCATTCTGCACACTTCTCGCCGCTCGTGACGGTCGACGGATGCAACGATTACGGTAGCGCTTGCGGCGAGGGAGTCAGCATACCGCTGGTGGATCCAGTCACAGGCAAACTGTTGCCGGTTTTGTTCGCCGTAGATCCCGGTCCCGATTGGGATTGGGTTGACGGTTCACGCGAGTTGTTGACTTGCACGCACGACACC ATGGAAATCTTGTTGCGAGAGTATTTAGACTGCGAGTATCAGAGTTTCACGTCAGAGGATATCTCCGATACGGACGGTTCCCTGTCGAAAACGGCAAAACAATTATTAGAACAATTTAGTTCCCTCGGCAGGTCTGTCGGTAAAAAATTATGGTCTGTCACCACCAAGAGGCCAAAGAGTCCACCCTCGTCCAGTGACGGGATATCTACGGAAGGTTTGTTGTGTGTGAGGATAAAGAGCAGGCGTCATCAGTACGTGGATCAAATGCTACAAAATTACCTGCAGTGCGCCCATGCGAG GTATCTGCAAGATCATCAAGTGGATGACACAGGCAGCGAGTTGAATTACGGCGCTGGAAGATCCAAATTTTACGCTGCTAGTGATCGCGGTAGTCACGCGAGCGTTAGCAAGTTGTTACCTACGAATACAAATAAAGATCATACGCTTTATCTTTCGAG ATCTACGTTTTATAACGACCAAACGCCATCAAATAACGCGGGGCCAGAGACTTGGAACAATAGTGACAGTTCAAAG GGCATCGTGAAAGTGTGCCGCAGTGAACACTGCCAATTCTTTGGATCGCCGGAAAACCAGTACTACTGCTCGCAATGCTGGGCTAATCGACGTTTTCCTTAA
- the LOC105285055 gene encoding OTU domain-containing protein 7B isoform X2, whose protein sequence is MSVGLSMYDGLESESTPDNGLEGAGGATKKLARGISRATENAAIVSYARSQLASLGTLDTPEFTFSLPDLSVYPDSFRKFLEKDLIENGCLTSLEAAGRLNWWYKSGTTRVLWPLATSGDGNCLLHAASLGMWGFHDRLLTLREALHNTLTKGEYRHALFRRWKWRQTGLNAAAGLSYSEAEWLSEWQSIVDMASPVTRNQTTSYQSLEEIHVLSLAHALRRPIIVIAETMLKDADGVALAPIPFGGVYLPLEVPPSRCHRTPLLLAYHSAHFSPLVTVDGCNDYGSACGEGVSIPLVDPVTGKLLPVLFAVDPGPDWDWVDGSRELLTCTHDTMEILLREYLDCEYQSFTSEDISDTDGSLSKTAKQLLEQFSSLGRSVGKKLWSVTTKRPKSPPSSSDGISTEGLLCVRIKSRRHQYVDQMLQNYLQCAHARYLQDHQVDDTGSELNYGAGRSKFYAASDRGSHASVSKLLPTNTNKDHTLYLSRSTFYNDQTPSNNAGPETWNNSDSSKGIVKVCRSEHCQFFGSPENQYYCSQCWANRRFP, encoded by the exons ATGAGCGTTGGTTTATCCATGTACGATGGCTTGGAGAGCGAGAGCACCCCAGATAACGGCCTGGAGGGCGCCGGGGGTGCTACGAAAAAGCTGGCCAGGGGTATCTCCCGCGCAACCGAGAATGCAGCCATCGTCTCCTACGCCCGTTCGCAGTTGGCATCCTTAGGGACGCTCGACACACCGGAgtttacgttttcgttgccAGACTTATCCGTGTATCCAG ATTCGTTCCGTAAGTTCTTGGAAAAGGATCTGATAGAGAACGGGTGCTTGACTTCCTTGGAGGCCGCAGGTCGCTTGAACTGGTGGTACAAGAGTGGCACCACCAGAGTCCTTTGGCCACTGGCGACGTCCGGGGACGGCAATTGTCTGCTACACGCTGCATCATTGGGGATGTGGGGCTTTCATGACAGATTACTCACTCTCCGAGAGGCATTGCATAATACTCTAACGAAAGGAGAATATAGACACGCTCTCTTCAG ACGGTGGAAATGGAGACAGACGGGCCTAAACGCGGCTGCTGGACTGTCGTATTCGGAAGCCGAATGGTTATCGGAATGGCAGAGTATAGTGGATATGGCCTCTCCTGTAACCAGGAACCAGACTACCTCCTATCAGAGCCTTGAAGAG aTTCACGTTTTAAGCCTCGCCCATGCCTTAAGAAGGCCTATAATAGTTATAGCGGAAACTATGCTGAAAGACGCCGACGGAGTAGCATTAGCACCGATCCCGTTCGGTGGAGTTTATCTGCCTTTGGAAGTGCCGCCGTCGCGTTGTCACAGAACTCCCCTACTCCTAGCATATCATTCTGCACACTTCTCGCCGCTCGTGACGGTCGACGGATGCAACGATTACGGTAGCGCTTGCGGCGAGGGAGTCAGCATACCGCTGGTGGATCCAGTCACAGGCAAACTGTTGCCGGTTTTGTTCGCCGTAGATCCCGGTCCCGATTGGGATTGGGTTGACGGTTCACGCGAGTTGTTGACTTGCACGCACGACACC ATGGAAATCTTGTTGCGAGAGTATTTAGACTGCGAGTATCAGAGTTTCACGTCAGAGGATATCTCCGATACGGACGGTTCCCTGTCGAAAACGGCAAAACAATTATTAGAACAATTTAGTTCCCTCGGCAGGTCTGTCGGTAAAAAATTATGGTCTGTCACCACCAAGAGGCCAAAGAGTCCACCCTCGTCCAGTGACGGGATATCTACGGAAGGTTTGTTGTGTGTGAGGATAAAGAGCAGGCGTCATCAGTACGTGGATCAAATGCTACAAAATTACCTGCAGTGCGCCCATGCGAG GTATCTGCAAGATCATCAAGTGGATGACACAGGCAGCGAGTTGAATTACGGCGCTGGAAGATCCAAATTTTACGCTGCTAGTGATCGCGGTAGTCACGCGAGCGTTAGCAAGTTGTTACCTACGAATACAAATAAAGATCATACGCTTTATCTTTCGAG ATCTACGTTTTATAACGACCAAACGCCATCAAATAACGCGGGGCCAGAGACTTGGAACAATAGTGACAGTTCAAAG GGCATCGTGAAAGTGTGCCGCAGTGAACACTGCCAATTCTTTGGATCGCCGGAAAACCAGTACTACTGCTCGCAATGCTGGGCTAATCGACGTTTTCCTTAA